The proteins below come from a single Gossypium raimondii isolate GPD5lz chromosome 2, ASM2569854v1, whole genome shotgun sequence genomic window:
- the LOC105787659 gene encoding probable esterase KAI2 — MGVVEEAHNLKVLGSGDRVIVLAHGFGTDQSVWKHLVPHLVDDFRVVLYDNMGAGTTNPEYFDFNRYATLEGYAYDLLAILEEIHVDSCIFVGHSVSAMVGAVASISRPDFFSKIIMISGSPRYLNDVDYYGGFEQEELDQLFEAMEANYKAWCSGFAPLVVGGDLESVAVQEFSRTLFNMRPDISLSVAQTIFQSDMRQILNLVTVPCHILQSVKDLAVPVVVSEYLHQNLGGESIVEVMSSDGHLPQLSSPDIVIPVLLKHIRYDISVA; from the exons ATGGGGGTCGTCGAAGAAGCTCACAACCTGAAGGTACTGGGTTCAGGCGATCGAGTCATCGTTTTGGCTCATGGGTTCGGTACGGACCAATCGGTTTGGAAGCACTTGGTTCCTCACCTAGTAGACGATTTCCGTGTCGTATTGTACGATAACATGGGTGCCGGAACCACCAACCCCGAATACTTCGATTTCAATCGTTACGCTACTCTCGAAGGTTATGCTTATGATTTGCTTGCGATCCTTGAAGAAATCCACGTCGATTCATGTATTTTCGTCGGCCACTCCGTTTCCGCCATGGTTGGCGCCGTGGCTTCTATTTCCCGACCcgattttttctctaaaatcatCATGATCTCTGGTTCCCCAag gtATCTTAATGACGTGGATTACTACGGTGGGTTCGAGCAAGAAGAGTTAGACCAACTCTTCGAAGCAATGGAAGCCAACTACAAAGCTTGGTGTTCCGGTTTCGCGCCGTTAGTGGTGGGCGGCGACTTGGAATCGGTGGCAGTTCAAGAATTTAGCCGTACCCTTTTCAATATGAGACCCGATATATCTCTCAGCGTAGCTCAAACCATATTTCAAAGCGATATGAGACAAATCCTCAACCTTGTGACGGTTCCTTGCCATATCCTTCAAAGTGTTAAAGACTTGGCCGTCCCCGTCGTCGTCTCCGAGTACTTACACCAAAATCTCGGCGGCGAATCCATCGTCGAAGTCATGTCGTCCGACGGTCATCTCCCGCAGCTTAGCTCACCGGATATCGTCATCCCGGTGCTTCTTAAGCATATTCGTTACGATATCAGTGTTGCATGA